TTCGCGAAATGCGTAACCGACGCGGGGTTGGAAAAGGATTCCCATCAAATCGAGGGAGGTACGCGAATGAGCCGAATATTTCGAACAATTTTTCACGGATTTCTTCTGACGGTTTTTTTGGCGCTGGTTTTCGGCGGTTGCACCGAGAGTTGTTACAAGCAGGAGGACAACTATGCCGATGCCGGCGACGCGGTCGCCCCGTCGTCCACCGGCGGAAACTCGTCAACCGGATGCCAGGTCGGTGAGGTTCATTATCAAATCGACATTACGCATCCGACGCAGCCGTGCCTGATCTGCGGCTACCTGGAAGACGGCCGCACGAAGGCCTGGATTCCGCTTGTCGATGGAACCGAATGCGATGACGGGCGTTTTTGCACCGGAGCCGGCCTTTGCGATCGGGGACGATGCTTCTTCGAGGGCAATCCATGCCCCGCCAACGCGCCTTACTGTTATGAACAATACGGCGGAGTCTGCACCGAAGAACCATTTTCTGGCGACGATGACGACAGCGCCGGGGACGATGACGATTTCTTCCTTGACGATGACAACGATGACGACGCCGTGGACGACGACGCCGTCGACGACGATTGTTGGTCCTGCCTGTCGAGCGGAGAGTGCCGCGATACGTTCGGGCAGGGCTACGGATGCCTGAACGGCTGCTGCGTCTCCATCCCATCCGACGATGACGACGCTCAGGGAGACGACGACAACCAACCGGACGACGACACCGAATTTCCATGATTGGTCGGCCAGCGAATCGAGCCGGCCCCTCCATGCGGCGCGGGATTCCCAGGCATTGGAAGGGGGTTTCGTTCCGCCCCGTTTTTTTTGTATGATCCGCGCCTGGCAAGAACCGCTTTTTTCAAATTTAAGGTATGTCGTGACTCGCCCGTTCAAGATTTTCGTATTCGCGGCCTTGGTTGCGCTTGCGGTGTCGGTTTTCGTTGTTTCCTGTGCGGACATCGAGCTTGGTCCGGGAGGCGATTCTTCCGATCATGACAACGATGACGGCGTCGGCCCGGATTCCGACGACGACGCGGATGACGACGATGGCGATGCCGGCGGGGCTGGCCCGCTGTTTTATGAAGACGTATCGCCAATCTTCGCGAATCGCTGTCTGGCCTGCCACCAACCGGGCGGCGTCGCTCCCTTTTCGTTGGCCCGATACGAAGACGCCGTTCCTTACGCGGTTCTGATCCGCGATGTCGTGGGCGCCCGGGCGATGCCGCCTTGGCTTCTCGACGATTCCGGCGATTGCGGCGAATACGCGGATTCCGCCTGGCTGTCGGAGGCGGAGATCGCCACGATTGTCGGCTGGATCGACTCCGGTCTCGGGGAGGGCGACCCCGCGAAGGCGGCCTCGGTCCCCGAACCGCCGAAGGGACTCGAGGATCCCGACCTCATTTTCGATCCGGGTTTCGATTACGAGCCCGATCTGGAGAATGGCGACGAGTACCGCTGCTTCGTTTTCGACACGAATTACGACACGCCGAAATTCATCGAGGGTTTCGAGTTCCGTTCGACGAGTCCGAAACAGGTGCACCACATCGTTATGCACCTCGTCTATTCGCCGGACGCCGAACAGCGCGTCAGGAATCTCGATGCCGAGGATCCCAAACCGGGGTTCGAGTGCTACCTGAAGCTGCCGGAGGAAGGCACGGCCATCGCCGCGCTAACCGGGCCGGCCTCCGGCGTGAATTACTATCCGCCGGATACCGGTGTCCGCATCCCCGCGGGACGGCCTATCGTGATGCAGATCCACTATCACGAAAACGGACCTGTCGAGCCCGACCGATCAACGGCCCGTTTGGCGCTCGCCGATGAAGTCGGCCTTGAGGGCAGCGTCAACACCGCCGGCATCGCCGGGGTGATTCAGGATTTTCATCTGCCGGCGGGCGAGCCGTCCGTGGAGCATTCCCACGAGCGGACGCTTGAAACCGATTACGACGTCGTGCTCTGGGGGCTTCTGCCTCATATGCACGAGCTTGGCGTGTCGTACCAGCTTGAACAGATACGAGGCGGCGACAAGGCGTGCGTGGCGCGGACGCATCACTGGGATTTCAACTGGCAGCACTTCGGCTGGTTCGAGCGTCCTGTCGTCCTGACCAAGGGCGACATCCTGCGCACGACCTGCACATACGATACGACCTCCAGGGATGAGGATGTGTATTGGGGCATGAGCACCGAGGACGAAATGTGCATCAGCTACATGTTTGTTACCTTCGCCGACAGCGACGCCTTCCCTTCCAAATGATGCCGGCTCTCCGTCGCGCCGCCGGCGCCCTGTGCGCCCCGGGGATACTTGTGGCGATCGTGGGCCTTTTCGCGATGGCCCCCGCGATCGCGCGGGCCGATCTGCGTGGATGGCATGCGAACGGCCAGACCTGGCTCGTTTGGGAGGTCGAATTTCCCCTCCCGTTCACCTACGACATCTACGTCTCGAACGCGCCGATCACGAACGTCACCGGCGAAACGCCGATCGGCCGCATCTATCCCGAGGACTGGCAGGCAACAAGGCTCAAACTCGTCAACCCGCAAGCGACCTGGAAATATCCCGACGGGCTTGGCGGCCGATACGTCCTGAAAGCGAACGAAGCGGGTTTCGTTTACACGCCGCACGACGCCGACGCCGAATATTTCGCCGTCGTGCCGCACGGGCAGACGGCCGTACCGGCGAACCGGCGGATCGGTCCCATCGCACAAACCCTCGACCCGATCGTCTGCCACGCGCAGGCGCTGGCGACGGCGCCGGACGGGCACGAATTCGCGGTCTTTGCGATCTGGCTTGACGGCGACAACGACTGGACGGCGGGACGCGCCGATTTTCCGGTCATGGCCAACAGCGGCAGCAACGGAATCGCGCAGGTCTTCGGCATTCACGAGCCCAAATCCGGTTGGCCTTCGATCGGCGACGAAGTGCCGATGGTGCTTGCCCTGCACGGCGGCGGGCAGATCAGCAATTTCGTCAACTTCGGCGACGGCTTTCAGGAGTTCCTGAAACTCGACATGCGCCTTGACGACGGCCTGCTCGTGGCGCTGGATGACGCAGTTTACGTCCTCAAGGACGACGGCAACGGCAACCCGGTCGTCAAGCACGAGACGACGCGGTGGTTCGGCTACTGGTCGGACTACAACCGGTTCGAGATTCCAGCGGCGACACCGCCGGACGACGGCATCGTCGTCAACTACACGATGCGCCGCGTGAGTTACATCCTCGACTGGCTCCTCCAAACGCAGCCGGTCGATCCCGCGCGCGTCGCCATCATGGGAATGAGCGGCGGCGGATCGGGTGCGTATTTTCAGGCTCGCGCGGAACCGGAGCGATACGCGGCGGTCGTCGATCTCGTGGGGTCGTTTTACGGTTCGCCGATCGACTTCGCCAACTTCTTCCAGGGCGATGTCGATCAGGATCTGCGGACAAATCTTCCCGGCGGCCTGCGCCTTTCGGAGTGGTACTGGCCGACGACGCGCCTTTCCGAAACCGGGTTGCCGTTCACGCGCATCGTCTCCGGAATCAACGACGAGTTCGAGGAATGGGACGCGCGCATCCCGGGCTACCAGGCCATCAACGACGCGCATCTCGGGTTCCATTTGTACTGGGACGCCCGCGATCACCTCCTCAACTGGGCGGGACAATTCTGGACAGCCAATCCGCTATTCAATCCGCAATCCCTGACGCGATATCGATCCGACCAGTCGTTTCCCGCGTTTTCGAACGACGATCTCGACATCGTGAAGGAAGGCCGCCAACCCGATCTGGAAACGATCGCGGCGGACGTGTGGGGGACTTGGGGCGGGTTTGTGGATTGGGACGCCGATTCGATCGTCGACGAGGCCGAACTCTGGGGCACCGACATCTACTTGATCAGCGACATGCCGGATTTTCCGAATCAGGTCGCGCCGGTCAACGTCATCACCGCGGATCTCACGCCGCGGCGCCTTCAGGAGTTCGATCCGATTCCAGGAGAGACGCTCGCGTATACGCACGTCTCCATCCCCGACGGAAAGTCGATCGCGTCCGGCGACATCGTCGTCGCGAGCGACGGCAGCGCCACCATCCCCGGCATCACGATCTGGAAGGAGCAAACGCGCGTGGAGTTGTTCCGCCCCGTGGCGACGGATGACGACGCGGACGACGACGCGGACGACGACGACGCGAGTCCGGACGACGACGATTCGAGCGACGACGATTCGGACGGCGGCGAATCGGACGACGACGCGATGCCGGACGACGACGATGCGGGAGACGATGACGGCGATGACGACGGTGGCGGGTGCGGTTGTTGATCAAGTTCCCGCGATCCGCAAGGATGGCGCCCGCATGACCAGCGTTTCGCTCAATCTCAACATTCGCGAGCTGACGCGATCGGCCACCGTTGAACTGAACGAACATTCCAATGAATTGCTCGCGCGCGGTCGCCGGATCTTCAAGCTCGGTCTTGGCCAATCGCCCTTCCCCGTTCCGGAGCACGTCGTCCAGGCGCTGCGCGACAACGCGCATCAAAAAGACTATCTGCCCGTCAAGGGGCTGGCGCGGCTGCGCGCCGCGGTGGCGGGATTTCATCAGCGCCACGAGGGCGTTCCGGCGACGGCTGACGACGTGCTCGTCGGGCCGGGCTCGAAGGAGCTGATGTTCCTTCTGCAACTCGCGTACTACGGCGATATCGTCATTCCGACGCCGTGCTGGGTTTCATACGCGCCCCAGGCGCAGATCGTCGGGCGGCACGTGCGTTACATCGAAACGTCGTTCGAGGACAAATGGCGCCTGCGCCCGGAGTCGCTCGAAAAGCTCTGCAAGCGCGATCCGGGCCGCCCGCGAATCGTCATCCTCAATTACCCCGGCAACCCGGAAGGCGCCACGTATTCCGACAACACGCTTCGCGGCCTCGCCGAGGTCGCGCACGAATACGGCGTCATCGTGCTCTCCGACGAGATCTACGGGATGCTGAACTTCCAGGGGCGGCACATCTCGATCGCGCGACACTATCCGGAAGGGACGATCGTCAGCTCGGGGCTTTCCAAATGGTGCGGCGCGGGCGGATGGCGTCTTGGCACCTTCACGTTTCCGCCCGCGTTGCATCCGCTTCGCGAGGCGATGTCGGTGTTGGCCAGCGAAACGTTCACCTCCACGAGCGCGCCGATCCAGTACGCCGCGGTCGCCGCGTTCGAGGAAAATCCGGCGATGGAGGAGTATCTGCGCCACGCGCGCCGCGTCCTGGCCTCGCTCGGATACGCCTGCGCCCGGCGGCTGCGCGCGTGCGGTGCGCGCGTCATCGAGCCGGAAGGCGCGTTTTATCTCTTCCCTGATTTCGGCATTGCGCGCGAGGCGCTCGCCCGCCGCGCGATCACGACGTCCGCGGAGCTTTCGCAACGCGCGCTCGACGAAACCGGCGTCGCCTTCTTGCCAGGCTCCGCGTTTGGGCGGCCCGAGCACGAGCTGACCGCACGGCTTGCCTATGTGGATTTCGACGGCGGCGCGGCGCTCGCCGCGAGCCGCGAGATTCCGCTTGACCAACCGTTGCCCGAAGATTTTCTTTTGTCGTATTGTCCGCGCGTCATCGCCGGCGTATCGCGACTTGCGGACTGGATTCGCTCCATGGCGTAGCCGGCTTCGCGATGGTCCCGACAATCCACGCGCCCAACGGAGATGTGGTGTCTCAAACCGACGAAACCCTTGTCTATCGCGCGCGGCGCCGTGTGACCGCCATCGTCGTCTTCGCGCTGGTCGCGCTTTTTTCGATTGCCTTGTCGCCGGCGCTTTTCGCCATCGCGTTCGTGGTCGATCTTTTCCGGCAACGCCGATTCGCGACGTCGCGCTTTGTCGCGCTGCTGCTCGTTTATCTCGCCTACGAGTCGCTCATCCTTCTCGCCTCGTTCGTCGTGTGGGTCGAGCACCTTTTTCACCGCGATTGGCACCGCTTTCTCGTTCGCGGCTGGAATATGCAGCGCTACTGGGCGGCCGTGTTGCTCGGTAGCGCGCGTTGGCTCTACGGGTTTCAGGTGCACCTCGAGGCCGACGACGACGTCTGGCGCGGGCCGATGATCGTATTGTTCCGCCACACGAGCGTCGCCGACATGCTTTTGCCGCTTTGGTTTTTCGGTTACCTCAAAGAGATCCGCCTGCGTTGGGTGATCAAGCGCGAACTCCTGTGGGAACCTACGATCAACATCGTCGGTCAGCGCATTCCAAATTATTTCGTGCGACGCGGATCAACCGACGCCATCCGAGAAGTCGAAGCGATCGCGAATCTGCTCGACGGCGTGCGCGACGACGAGGGCGTCATCATCTATCCCGAGGGTACGCGCTACACACCCGCCAAATTCGCGCGCGCGATGGAAAAGCTGAAGGCGACCGCTCCGGAATTCGTGCACGAGGCGGCAAGCCGGCTGCGTTTCGTGATGCCGCCGCGATTCGCGGGCGTGCTCGCGCTGTTCAAGCGCAACCGGAACATCGGCGCGGATATCGTCATCGGCATGCACCACGGATTCGAGAAGATTCGCGGCGGCAAAGACGTGCTGAACGGCAGCATGATCGGCGCGACCATCCGCGTGCACTTCCGGCGATTCGCGTTCGCGGACGTGCCTCCCGACGAGGAAGGCCAGATGCGCTGGCTGATGGCGCGTTGGATCGAAATGGACGAATGGGTCGGCGAAAAGGAGGCGCCGCTCGCGGCGCCGGCGTAAACGGCACGTTGCCGTCCGAGGAAAAACGCGGCCGCTCTTTGCGACGGCCGAATTTCGATTTTGCAAACGGGCGCTACGCCGTTGCGCGCTCGCCGGCGCGGTAAGCGTTCCAGGCCGCCCACCCCGCGGCTTCGTCGCCGACCGGCGTGTTGAGAAACGCGAGGATGGCGTCGACGTCCGACGGGCGAAAACGCATCGATTCTTCGCCCGCAAGGCGCATGCCGTCGAGAACGCTTTTGGTGATCGAGCGCGGATCGGTCTCGGGCGCGTTGATCCACACGCCGTACTTGTTCCAGAGCGTCAACGCTTCGGCGCGCATCGCATCGTCGGTCAGGCGACCGTCCTTCCATCCATTGAGAAGGTCGCGCAGCATCTGTCGGTTGAAACATTCGGCCATGTTTTTCCTGCCTCCGTTATTCTGGAACCGCGAGCTTTTCGGCGTGCGGCCTCGCGCCCCCATCGTTTTCCCGCGCATCCGATCGGGAAACGCTCTCGCGGTTCCGAAAGTTTTCGGTCGCCGATCGTAACAGCGCCGGTCGCCGCGCGAAAGTTTCGACCGTGCGTTCAACGATACGGGCCGCGAGACTTGCGTGTTTTCGTTCGTCACCCTACATTCGCCGCGCTCCGCTTTTCAAGATTGCCATGCGACGCACGCCCCTTTTCCTCATCGCCGCGCTCTTTCTTTCCGCCGCTTCCGCCGGTGCGTCCTCGTTGCGAGAGACGCCGGTCGTTCGTGCGGTGCGAAGCGCGGGGCCCGCGGTCGTCAACATCTCCGCCTCGCCGCGCGAGGACCGCGTCTTTCCGTTTTTCGGCGACCCGCTCTACGAAAAATTCTTCCGCGACTATTTCAACATGTACCCGCAACCGAGGCGCGAATCGGCACTCGGCAGCGGTCTGCTCATCGACGAGCGCGGGTACGTGCTGACCAACGAACACGTCGTTTTCGGCGCGGGCGGCCTGAAGGTGACGCTTTCGGACGGCACCGTGTTCCCGGCGCGCGTCATCGGCACGGAACCCGCGCGCGACCTGGCGGTGCTGAAGGTCGATGCCGAGCGACCGTTGCCCGCCGCGCGGCTCGGCGCAAGCGCTGAGATCATGATCGGGGAGACCGTGATCGCCATCGGAAGCCCCTACGGCCTGTCGAACTCCGTCACGACCGGCGTCATCTCGTCCGTTGGGCGCACGGTGCGTACGGAGGGCGACCGCGTTTATCTCGATTTCATTCAGACCGATGCGTCGATCAACCCCGGCAATTCCGGCGGCCCGCTTCTGAACCTCGACGGCGAGGTGATCG
This sequence is a window from bacterium. Protein-coding genes within it:
- a CDS encoding aminotransferase class I/II-fold pyridoxal phosphate-dependent enzyme → MTSVSLNLNIRELTRSATVELNEHSNELLARGRRIFKLGLGQSPFPVPEHVVQALRDNAHQKDYLPVKGLARLRAAVAGFHQRHEGVPATADDVLVGPGSKELMFLLQLAYYGDIVIPTPCWVSYAPQAQIVGRHVRYIETSFEDKWRLRPESLEKLCKRDPGRPRIVILNYPGNPEGATYSDNTLRGLAEVAHEYGVIVLSDEIYGMLNFQGRHISIARHYPEGTIVSSGLSKWCGAGGWRLGTFTFPPALHPLREAMSVLASETFTSTSAPIQYAAVAAFEENPAMEEYLRHARRVLASLGYACARRLRACGARVIEPEGAFYLFPDFGIAREALARRAITTSAELSQRALDETGVAFLPGSAFGRPEHELTARLAYVDFDGGAALAASREIPLDQPLPEDFLLSYCPRVIAGVSRLADWIRSMA
- a CDS encoding 1-acyl-sn-glycerol-3-phosphate acyltransferase — translated: MSQTDETLVYRARRRVTAIVVFALVALFSIALSPALFAIAFVVDLFRQRRFATSRFVALLLVYLAYESLILLASFVVWVEHLFHRDWHRFLVRGWNMQRYWAAVLLGSARWLYGFQVHLEADDDVWRGPMIVLFRHTSVADMLLPLWFFGYLKEIRLRWVIKRELLWEPTINIVGQRIPNYFVRRGSTDAIREVEAIANLLDGVRDDEGVIIYPEGTRYTPAKFARAMEKLKATAPEFVHEAASRLRFVMPPRFAGVLALFKRNRNIGADIVIGMHHGFEKIRGGKDVLNGSMIGATIRVHFRRFAFADVPPDEEGQMRWLMARWIEMDEWVGEKEAPLAAPA